The DNA window CTAAGGAAAGGCTCATGTTCAGGTTTATAGAAGCATTGAAATATCTGCTCTCTATAGGCAATATGCATGACTTCAATATTATAAATCTTGAAACAGTGAACTCCACATCCCATGAAGAGAGCCTGATAAAATTATTCAGCTTCATTTATGACGAGATAGCTGATCTTAAGGACGCAGTGCGCAGGGACAACTATGTGGATTCTGTAAACAGCTACATAAGATTGTTTGCAAGATTCATGAATCTGGGCAGGCTGCTTGGACTCACCTTTGAAGAGGTGTATGACTTTTATATGAAGCTGGGACCGGTGAATTTGCTTACTAAAGTCGAATAGCAAAACCTTTAAAAACATCAATAAGAAATTATTGGTGTTTTTTTTGCCATCATGGTAAATTATGGCTTGAAGTGTACTGGAGTTAATGTTATTATAAATATAAAAATTGGTATATACAACATGACAACATATTGATATAGTACATGGGCAAAAAAATGTTCAGGAGGAATTATGAAAAAAGTAAATAAGAATTCACCGCTGCCGCTTTATTACCAGCTAAAGGACATAATTTGTGATCTGATTGAAAATGAAGAACTCAAGCCTAATGATCCCATACCCCCGGAGAGAGAGCTTTGTGAGTATCATGGGGTAAGCAGGATGACTGTTAATAAGGCTATTACCAACCTTGTCAATGAGGGCTTGCTGTACAGAGAGCAGGGAAAGGGAACCTTTGTAGCAAAACCAAAAGAGGGTTACCAGCTCTCAAAATTATTGAGCTTTACTGAAGATATGAAAGCAAAGGGTCTTCAGGTTGATACACGGATAATCTCCTTTCATAAAAAATCAGCTACAAAGAAAATACAAAAGGTACTGAATCTACTGGAAAAAGAAGAAGTATTTGAGATAAAAAGACTGAGACTGATCGCCGGTGAACCCTACGCAATTGAAACTGCGTACCTACCTGTCAGCCTTTGTGAAGATTTAACTATGGAAAAGCTAGACAAAAAATCCCTTTATGATATTTTACTCAGCGAATACGGGCTCAAGATGGATTATGCGCATCAAACCATAGAAGCGGTAATCCTCGATGAATATGAAAGTGAGATTCTGCAGGTACAGGAAAAATCTATTGCACTGATGTTTTCGAGGAAGACTTATCTGGAGGGCGATAGACCGATGGAGCTTACAAAAGCAGTA is part of the Clostridia bacterium genome and encodes:
- a CDS encoding dUTP diphosphatase; amino-acid sequence: MDLQQLFKIQEIMENNIRENSKIDEDVLGKENIFDLRFLALQVKLGEIANLTKCYKYTKAKEDIPKERLMFRFIEALKYLLSIGNMHDFNIINLETVNSTSHEESLIKLFSFIYDEIADLKDAVRRDNYVDSVNSYIRLFARFMNLGRLLGLTFEEVYDFYMKLGPVNLLTKVE
- a CDS encoding GntR family transcriptional regulator, whose protein sequence is MKKVNKNSPLPLYYQLKDIICDLIENEELKPNDPIPPERELCEYHGVSRMTVNKAITNLVNEGLLYREQGKGTFVAKPKEGYQLSKLLSFTEDMKAKGLQVDTRIISFHKKSATKKIQKVLNLLEKEEVFEIKRLRLIAGEPYAIETAYLPVSLCEDLTMEKLDKKSLYDILLSEYGLKMDYAHQTIEAVILDEYESEILQVQEKSIALMFSRKTYLEGDRPMELTKAVYRGDKYKFEVVLRR